In one Bacteroidales bacterium WCE2004 genomic region, the following are encoded:
- a CDS encoding Core-2/I-Branching enzyme, with amino-acid sequence MDHGKHACLILVHTQPAQVRTLLSLLDDPRNDIYVHIDRKAPFGAEALDGCCVRSTVHFIEPRISIHWGGSNMMLATLALLRAATATPHAYYHLFSGQDLPIKDQDTIHAFFAAHAGQEFLQFWPSAPSETRRATNFCLFPESAGVLPAKIANKLVRGVMKPFGGINRDLDLRLSSSWFSITDACARYVVSREAWLKKRFVHTMMPDEVFIGTVIWDSPFRERIFDDSIHLEREEDKRTLLASNLRLIDWARGSTRHPWVFREEDWDLLVGSPCLWARKFDRRVDARIIERLEKQLKVR; translated from the coding sequence GCCCGCGCAGGTGCGCACCTTGCTTTCGCTGCTGGACGACCCCCGCAACGACATCTACGTCCACATCGACCGCAAGGCGCCTTTCGGCGCGGAGGCCCTGGACGGCTGCTGCGTCCGTTCCACCGTCCATTTCATCGAGCCGCGCATCAGCATCCACTGGGGCGGCTCCAACATGATGCTCGCCACGCTGGCGCTGCTCAGGGCCGCCACGGCCACGCCCCACGCCTACTACCACCTCTTCAGCGGGCAGGACCTGCCGATCAAGGACCAGGACACGATCCACGCGTTTTTCGCGGCGCACGCCGGGCAGGAATTCCTCCAGTTCTGGCCGTCGGCCCCCTCCGAGACGCGCCGCGCCACCAACTTCTGCCTTTTTCCGGAAAGCGCCGGCGTGCTGCCGGCAAAGATCGCCAACAAGCTGGTCCGGGGCGTGATGAAGCCGTTCGGCGGGATCAACCGCGATCTCGACCTGCGCCTCTCCTCCTCGTGGTTCAGCATCACGGACGCCTGCGCCCGCTATGTCGTGTCCCGCGAAGCCTGGCTGAAGAAACGCTTCGTCCACACCATGATGCCCGACGAGGTCTTCATCGGCACCGTGATCTGGGATTCCCCCTTCCGGGAGCGGATCTTCGACGACAGCATCCACCTCGAGCGGGAGGAAGACAAGCGGACGCTGCTGGCCAGCAACCTGCGCCTGATCGACTGGGCGCGCGGTTCCACCCGGCATCCCTGGGTATTCCGGGAGGAGGACTGGGACCTGCTCGTCGGCTCCCCCTGCCTGTGGGCACGCAAATTCGACCGGAGGGTCGACGCCCGGATCATCGAAAGGCTCGAAAAGCAGCTGAAGGTGCGATGA
- a CDS encoding excinuclease ABC subunit A, with translation MEEYIEIKGARVNNLKNLTLRIPRGKFVVITGISGSGKSSLAFDTLYAEGQRRFSESLSSYARQFLGRMTKPDVDSIEGIPPAIAIEQKVSTRNPRSTVATTTEIYDFLRLLFARIGRTYSPVSGEEVRRDGVADVMDWLAGAGGGTFYVLADLNWDARTDRVELLLQLKEDGYNRLYADGRPCKIDDVLQQGPDTLSGAWLLLDRARLSGAPAGDTRTRLLSSVADAFARGDGRIAIAAEDGRMQHFCSRFERDGIVFREPDEFLFSFNSPLGACPTCGGLGKIIGISEDLVVPDKTKSLYEGAIACWRGEKMGWFKDHLIEVASRYNIPIFEPYCNLSDEVKDLIWNSKYVEGDDTSIFGINEFFTWVESQRYKIQFKYMLSRFSGRATCTACGGSRLRREALWVKVCGHNIHQILKMTAEQALDFFRDLPLSATERDIVAEPVAEIVSRLQCIVDVGLGYLTLDRACNTLSGGESQRVNLVTALGSSLVGSMYILDEPSIGLHPRDTERLIGVLKRLRDIGNTVIVVEHDEEIIRAADLLIDMGPLAGVHGGELVYAGKAADAKPADIDRSLTLQYLNGQKLRYVREKRPWHYSICVKGAMEHNLKDIDVHFPLGVLTVVTGVSGSGKSTLVGDILYPALYRRIHEAGDLPGTHRGLAGNLDRVTRVEYVDQNPIGRSSRSNAVTYLKAYDAIRKLMAAQQGAKLSGLTANHFSFNTEGGRCPECQGEGVVRIGMQFMADVEMVCEECGGKRFKPEVLEVRYRGKNIDDILNMSVDEAVAFFSEGTESDAKAVAGLLQPLQDVGLGYIKLGQSSSTLSGGESQRIKLAYFLSLSRTKGKGEKILFLFDEPTTGLHFFDVEKLLQSFDALLAAGHSLIVVEHNVDVIRAADWVIDLGPDAGDRGGRVVFAGTPEDLAKQDTFTAKYL, from the coding sequence GACGTGGACAGCATCGAGGGCATCCCGCCCGCGATCGCCATTGAGCAGAAGGTCAGCACCCGCAATCCCCGTTCGACCGTGGCCACGACCACGGAGATCTATGATTTCCTGCGCCTGCTGTTCGCCCGGATCGGGCGGACCTATTCCCCGGTATCGGGGGAGGAGGTCCGCCGCGACGGTGTGGCGGACGTGATGGACTGGCTCGCCGGGGCGGGCGGAGGGACGTTCTACGTGCTCGCAGACCTGAACTGGGACGCGCGCACGGACCGGGTGGAGCTGCTTCTGCAGCTCAAGGAGGACGGCTACAACCGCCTGTATGCGGACGGCAGGCCCTGCAAGATCGATGACGTGCTGCAGCAGGGCCCGGACACGCTTTCCGGCGCCTGGCTGCTGCTGGACCGCGCCCGCCTGTCGGGCGCCCCGGCCGGCGACACGCGCACGCGCCTGCTCTCTTCGGTCGCCGACGCCTTCGCGCGGGGCGACGGCCGCATCGCCATTGCCGCCGAAGACGGCCGCATGCAGCATTTCTGCAGCCGCTTCGAGCGGGACGGGATCGTTTTCCGCGAGCCGGACGAATTCCTGTTCAGCTTCAATTCGCCGCTGGGCGCCTGCCCGACCTGCGGCGGTCTGGGCAAGATCATCGGCATCAGCGAGGACCTCGTGGTGCCGGACAAGACCAAGAGCCTCTACGAGGGCGCCATCGCCTGCTGGCGCGGCGAGAAGATGGGCTGGTTCAAGGACCACCTGATCGAGGTGGCTTCCCGCTACAATATCCCCATCTTCGAACCCTATTGCAACCTCTCCGACGAGGTCAAGGACCTGATCTGGAACAGCAAATACGTCGAGGGCGACGACACGTCGATCTTCGGCATCAACGAGTTCTTCACCTGGGTGGAGAGCCAGCGCTACAAGATCCAGTTCAAATACATGCTCAGCCGCTTCAGCGGCCGCGCCACGTGCACGGCCTGCGGCGGCTCCCGCCTGCGCCGCGAGGCTCTCTGGGTCAAGGTCTGCGGGCACAACATCCACCAGATCCTGAAAATGACGGCCGAGCAGGCGCTCGACTTCTTCCGCGACCTGCCGCTGAGCGCGACGGAGCGGGACATCGTCGCCGAGCCGGTCGCCGAGATCGTCTCCCGGCTGCAGTGCATCGTGGACGTGGGCCTGGGCTACCTGACCCTCGACCGCGCCTGCAATACCCTGTCGGGCGGCGAGAGCCAGCGCGTCAACCTCGTGACCGCGCTGGGCTCCAGCCTTGTGGGCTCGATGTACATCCTGGACGAGCCGAGCATCGGCCTGCACCCGCGCGACACCGAGCGCCTGATCGGCGTGCTGAAGCGCCTGCGCGACATCGGCAACACCGTCATCGTGGTCGAGCACGACGAGGAGATCATCCGCGCGGCCGACCTGCTCATCGACATGGGTCCGCTCGCGGGCGTGCATGGCGGCGAACTTGTCTACGCCGGCAAGGCCGCCGACGCGAAGCCGGCCGACATCGACCGCTCGCTGACGCTTCAGTACCTGAATGGGCAGAAGCTCCGCTATGTGCGCGAGAAGCGCCCCTGGCACTACAGTATTTGCGTGAAAGGCGCAATGGAGCACAACCTCAAGGACATCGACGTCCATTTTCCGCTGGGCGTGCTCACCGTCGTGACGGGCGTCTCGGGCTCCGGCAAGTCCACCCTCGTGGGGGACATCCTCTATCCGGCGCTCTATCGGCGTATCCACGAGGCCGGCGACCTGCCGGGCACGCACCGCGGCCTGGCGGGCAACCTCGACCGCGTCACGCGCGTGGAATACGTGGACCAGAATCCCATCGGGCGCAGCTCCCGCTCCAACGCCGTGACCTACCTGAAGGCCTACGACGCCATCCGCAAGCTGATGGCCGCCCAGCAGGGCGCCAAACTCTCCGGCCTGACGGCCAACCATTTCTCCTTCAACACCGAAGGCGGCCGCTGCCCGGAATGCCAGGGCGAGGGCGTCGTGCGCATCGGGATGCAGTTCATGGCCGACGTGGAGATGGTCTGCGAGGAGTGCGGCGGCAAGCGCTTCAAGCCCGAAGTGCTGGAAGTCCGCTACCGCGGAAAGAACATCGACGACATCCTCAATATGAGCGTGGACGAAGCCGTGGCCTTCTTCTCCGAAGGCACGGAATCCGACGCGAAGGCCGTTGCCGGGCTGCTGCAGCCGCTCCAGGACGTTGGCCTGGGCTACATCAAGCTCGGCCAGAGCAGCTCGACCCTGTCGGGCGGCGAGAGCCAGCGCATCAAGCTGGCCTATTTCCTCTCCCTGAGCCGGACCAAAGGCAAGGGCGAGAAGATCCTCTTCCTCTTCGACGAACCGACCACCGGCCTGCATTTCTTTGACGTGGAGAAGCTCCTGCAGAGCTTCGACGCGCTGCTTGCGGCCGGGCATTCGCTCATCGTCGTGGAGCACAACGTGGACGTGATCCGCGCGGCGGACTGGGTGATCGACCTCGGCCCGGACGCGGGCGACCGCGGCGGCCGGGTCGTCTTCGCCGGCACGCCGGAGGATCTGGCGAAACAGGACACATTTACTGCCAAGTATTTATGA
- a CDS encoding Core-2/I-Branching enzyme, protein MNPGKHAFLILAHCCPRQIRILLSLLDHPRNDIYIHIDRKAPFGPGELEGCCVHSAVHFVEPRISVHWGGVSIMRAELALLKAAVPGHYAFYHLLSGQDLPIKPQEEMFAFFDAHPDREFLNFWEFKSHTLNRVHYYTVFPEGAGSFLPNLVNVTVKGILMALGLRINDNVDFHMASQWFSITHPCAEYVLSKESWLENVFRHTNTPDEIFLATVIWNSPFRERLYDATKHVQNVDIHNSSNMHFIDWTRGESVRHPWTFRSGDEELLDSVPQFWARKFDERVDAAIIDHVRKRVKGE, encoded by the coding sequence ATGAACCCCGGAAAGCACGCATTCCTGATCCTGGCGCACTGCTGTCCCAGGCAGATCCGCATCCTCCTGTCCCTGCTGGACCACCCCCGCAACGACATCTACATCCATATCGACCGCAAGGCCCCTTTCGGCCCCGGGGAGCTGGAGGGCTGCTGCGTCCATTCCGCCGTCCATTTCGTCGAGCCGCGCATCAGCGTGCACTGGGGCGGCGTCAGCATCATGCGGGCCGAGCTGGCCCTGCTCAAAGCCGCCGTGCCCGGCCACTACGCCTTCTATCATCTGCTGAGCGGGCAGGACCTGCCCATCAAGCCGCAGGAAGAGATGTTCGCCTTCTTCGACGCGCATCCTGACCGCGAATTCCTGAACTTTTGGGAATTCAAGTCGCACACGCTCAACCGCGTCCACTACTACACCGTGTTCCCGGAAGGCGCCGGCTCCTTCCTGCCCAACCTGGTCAACGTCACCGTCAAGGGCATCCTGATGGCCCTGGGCCTCCGGATCAACGACAATGTCGACTTCCACATGGCCTCCCAGTGGTTCAGCATCACGCATCCGTGCGCCGAGTACGTGCTCTCGAAGGAATCCTGGCTGGAGAATGTTTTCCGGCACACCAACACGCCGGACGAGATCTTCCTGGCCACCGTCATCTGGAACTCCCCCTTCCGGGAGCGCCTGTACGACGCCACGAAGCACGTCCAGAACGTCGACATCCACAATTCGTCCAACATGCACTTCATCGACTGGACCCGCGGCGAAAGCGTCCGGCATCCCTGGACGTTCCGCTCGGGCGACGAAGAGCTGCTGGACTCCGTCCCGCAGTTCTGGGCACGGAAATTCGACGAACGCGTGGACGCAGCCATCATCGACCACGTCCGCAAACGCGTGAAAGGAGAATAA
- a CDS encoding Glycosyl transferase family 2 — protein MKKIAALTMVRNDDFYLRKWVEYYGAQLGREHLYIFFDGTDQRIPAFCDGTHAEALPRIGSDIVSNDKGRVAVMSAKAAELFAAGYDLVIGTDADEFLVADPRTGLSLSEYLSRQKIGVTLSGLGLDFGQKLGEEGDITDTEPFLQQRHYAQIGTRYTKASVLARPCDWGSGFHRVKGHNFHIGKDLYLLHFGYFDMKRLQDRFRDAGRLELGWEAHMHKRARTIRYVTDLPARDFERWTRFARVCQTLCRPPYALNKPAMFELKIVVRIPDRFQNLI, from the coding sequence ATGAAAAAGATAGCCGCCCTCACGATGGTCCGCAACGACGACTTCTACCTGCGCAAGTGGGTGGAATACTACGGCGCGCAGCTCGGCAGGGAACACCTCTACATCTTTTTCGACGGCACCGACCAGCGGATCCCGGCCTTCTGCGACGGGACGCACGCGGAGGCGCTTCCCCGGATCGGCAGCGACATCGTGTCCAACGACAAAGGACGCGTGGCCGTGATGAGCGCCAAGGCGGCGGAGCTGTTCGCTGCCGGCTATGACCTGGTCATCGGCACGGATGCGGACGAGTTTCTCGTCGCGGATCCCCGGACGGGCCTGTCGCTGTCCGAATACCTCTCCCGGCAGAAAATCGGCGTCACGCTGTCCGGCTTGGGCCTGGACTTCGGCCAGAAACTGGGCGAGGAGGGCGACATCACGGACACCGAACCCTTCCTGCAGCAGCGCCATTATGCGCAGATCGGGACGCGCTATACCAAGGCGTCCGTCCTCGCGCGGCCGTGCGACTGGGGTTCCGGTTTCCACCGCGTAAAGGGACACAACTTCCACATTGGCAAAGATCTATACTTGCTCCATTTCGGCTACTTCGACATGAAGCGCCTGCAGGACCGCTTCCGGGATGCAGGCCGGCTGGAGCTGGGCTGGGAAGCCCACATGCACAAACGCGCGCGGACCATCCGCTATGTCACGGATCTCCCCGCACGCGATTTTGAGCGCTGGACGCGTTTCGCGCGCGTCTGCCAGACGCTCTGCCGGCCGCCCTACGCGCTCAACAAGCCGGCCATGTTTGAACTCAAGATCGTCGTCCGGATTCCGGACCGCTTCCAAAACCTTATCTGA
- a CDS encoding Core-2/I-Branching enzyme: MDYGKHAYLILAHTHLRQLRTLVSLLDDPRNDIYIHIDRKAPFRAKDLEGCCTRSTVYFVEPRIRVHWGGPSIMRAELALLKAATAAPHAYYHLLSGLDLPLKTQDQIHAFFDAHPGMEFIQCWPTEKKETARFTYYMPFPDGNDILPAKLANKLVKRAMMRVGAKINQGIDFHFSSQWFSITDGFARYIVSREDWLEQVFGHTGTPDEVFVATLLWNSPFKDRLFDPTIHLERQEDKQKVLSGNLRLIDWTRGSARHPWTFRGADWDLLTGTPCLWARKFDQRIDAEVIERLKKHLAPAL; encoded by the coding sequence ATGGATTATGGAAAACACGCATATCTGATTCTGGCGCACACGCATCTCCGTCAATTGCGCACGCTGGTCTCCCTGCTGGACGATCCCCGCAACGACATCTATATCCACATCGACCGCAAGGCGCCCTTCCGGGCGAAAGATCTGGAGGGCTGCTGCACCCGTTCCACCGTGTATTTCGTCGAGCCGCGCATCCGCGTCCACTGGGGCGGCCCCAGCATCATGCGCGCCGAGCTGGCGCTGCTCAAGGCCGCCACGGCCGCGCCGCACGCCTACTACCACCTCCTCAGCGGCCTGGACCTCCCGCTCAAGACGCAGGACCAGATCCACGCGTTCTTCGATGCGCACCCCGGCATGGAATTCATCCAGTGCTGGCCGACGGAGAAGAAGGAAACGGCCCGCTTCACCTACTATATGCCCTTCCCGGACGGCAATGACATCCTCCCCGCCAAGCTTGCCAACAAGCTGGTCAAACGCGCCATGATGCGGGTCGGCGCCAAGATCAACCAGGGAATCGATTTCCACTTCTCTTCCCAGTGGTTCAGCATCACGGACGGCTTCGCCCGCTACATCGTGTCCCGCGAGGACTGGCTGGAGCAGGTGTTCGGCCACACGGGCACGCCCGACGAAGTGTTCGTCGCCACGCTGCTCTGGAACTCCCCCTTCAAGGACCGGCTCTTCGACCCGACCATCCATCTGGAGCGGCAGGAAGACAAGCAGAAGGTCCTGTCCGGCAATCTGCGCCTGATCGACTGGACGCGCGGTTCCGCCCGGCATCCCTGGACTTTCCGCGGAGCGGACTGGGACCTGCTGACGGGCACCCCTTGCCTGTGGGCGCGCAAATTCGACCAGCGTATCGACGCCGAAGTCATCGAACGCCTCAAGAAGCATCTTGCCCCTGCCTTATGA